The following coding sequences are from one Streptomyces sp. NBC_01232 window:
- the hpf gene encoding ribosome hibernation-promoting factor, HPF/YfiA family, producing the protein MDIVVKGRKTEVPERFRKHVAEKLNPERIQKLDAKVISLDVEVSKEHNPRQADRSDRVEITLRSRGPVIRAEAAAADAYAALDLAQDKLEARLRKQHDKRYTRRGNGRLSAAEVADVVPGVASLNGSGQPVSEEKTDGVPITRIGSIEVQGEGPLVVREKTHSAAPMSLDQALYEMELVGHDFYLFVDSETKLPSVVYRRHAYDYGVIHVNPDGASSSEEPRGGAGGALGG; encoded by the coding sequence GTGGACATCGTCGTCAAGGGCCGCAAGACCGAGGTGCCCGAGCGGTTCCGCAAGCACGTGGCCGAGAAGCTGAATCCGGAGCGGATCCAGAAGCTCGACGCCAAGGTGATCAGCTTGGACGTCGAGGTGTCCAAGGAGCACAACCCGCGTCAGGCCGACCGTTCCGACCGCGTGGAGATCACCCTGCGTTCGCGGGGCCCGGTGATCCGTGCCGAGGCTGCCGCCGCCGACGCGTATGCGGCGCTCGACCTGGCTCAGGACAAGCTGGAGGCCCGGCTGCGCAAGCAGCACGACAAGCGTTACACCCGCCGTGGCAACGGCCGGCTCTCGGCGGCAGAGGTCGCCGACGTGGTGCCGGGCGTCGCGTCGCTGAACGGCAGCGGCCAGCCGGTGTCCGAGGAGAAGACGGACGGGGTGCCGATCACCCGGATCGGATCCATCGAGGTGCAGGGCGAAGGCCCGCTCGTCGTCCGCGAGAAGACCCACTCGGCCGCACCCATGTCCCTCGACCAGGCCCTGTACGAGATGGAACTGGTCGGCCACGACTTCTATCTGTTCGTCGACTCCGAGACGAAGCTGCCCAGTGTTGTCTACCGCCGTCATGCCTATGACTACGGCGTCATCCACGTGAACCCCGACGGTGCCTCCAGCTCGGAGGAGCCGCGGGGCGGCGCCGGTGGCGCGCTCGGCGGCTGA
- a CDS encoding ComF family protein yields MRGWWQELAGLVLPVDCAGCGAVRVLVCADCRDGLSGAGAGPVRPSPCPVGLPGVWARAGYDGAVRGLLLAHKERGALPLAGVLGAALAGAVLAAGAEGAGGTPGADGGRGAGEVALVPVPSARRQIRARGHDPARRIALAAAGRLRRAGVPARVAPVLRLRRAVADQAGLGARERRENLTGALAVRRGGARLTYGAEIVLVDDVITTGATLAEAARAVRAAGLATGPGAVLRAAVVAAPADSFRRIERTPRV; encoded by the coding sequence ATGCGGGGGTGGTGGCAGGAGCTCGCCGGGCTGGTCCTGCCGGTCGACTGCGCCGGCTGCGGGGCGGTCCGGGTGCTGGTGTGCGCCGACTGCCGGGACGGGCTGAGCGGGGCCGGGGCGGGCCCGGTGCGGCCGTCTCCGTGCCCTGTGGGGCTTCCGGGGGTGTGGGCGCGCGCCGGCTACGACGGGGCCGTACGGGGCCTCCTGCTGGCGCACAAGGAGCGCGGGGCGCTGCCGCTGGCCGGTGTGCTCGGCGCGGCCCTGGCGGGCGCGGTCCTGGCGGCCGGGGCGGAGGGCGCGGGCGGGACGCCCGGCGCGGACGGGGGCCGCGGTGCGGGTGAGGTGGCTCTGGTGCCGGTTCCGTCGGCGCGGCGGCAGATCCGGGCGCGCGGGCACGATCCGGCGCGCAGGATCGCCCTGGCGGCCGCGGGGCGGCTGCGGCGGGCCGGTGTTCCGGCGCGCGTGGCGCCCGTACTGCGGCTGCGGCGGGCGGTGGCGGACCAGGCGGGGCTGGGGGCCCGGGAGCGCCGGGAGAACCTCACGGGCGCGCTGGCGGTGCGCCGGGGCGGTGCCCGGCTCACGTACGGGGCCGAGATCGTCCTCGTGGACGACGTCATCACCACGGGGGCGACGCTGGCGGAGGCGGCCCGCGCGGTCCGTGCCGCGGGGCTGGCCACGGGCCCGGGGGCGGTGCTGCGGGCGGCGGTGGTCGCCGCGCCGGCGGACTCGTTCAGACGGATCGAACGGACGCCACGCGTTTGA
- a CDS encoding LpqB family beta-propeller domain-containing protein codes for MDAEPLDARAGAVRARGRRLRTVRAYAFGVAGLLLAGCASMPDSGDIRPVQASQGVDSQVRVFGVPPADKASPAEIVDGFLEAMTSDDPQLETARKYLTEAAAKNWKPGSAVTVLSSGLNRVATRGEKDPDGPRWKVTGKKLATVDEHSAYQPQTGAREYEEYLQLIQDGDKQWRISTPPSGLVLSESDFQRIYMPVNKYYFAGGTLVADPVYVRQRTDPDSRMDPTTQTVQSLLAGPSRWLAPVVESSFPTGTELRTGTKSLSYDGQNTLRVPLNDKANNVAQPQCKKMATQLLYTVKDLTGSRLDQVELLRSDDKSSSLCSVTEVSATAIAGRPKIPEFQYFVDNEKRLVRMKLDVSSEDQQVRTEPVPGPLAALPVVKVSSAAVSHDERRAGVVSEDGHGLYVVSLVGSGPMPPPVPIGKGGKAPTLTAPSWDASGDLWVADRDPQSPALWRVPGGTGTPEKVQVAGLDGRRIASLKASADGARIALLVEESETSKILYVGRIERPDAKGDLSAVSVRELRPAAPQMVDVTAMSWAPRGRLLVVGRENGGVQQARYMLADGSMVAASLPGATGLSAVAVAATEDEAKPKPVVAFSEDGIVWLPPGAQWRTVALGGRAPVYPG; via the coding sequence ATGGACGCTGAGCCCTTGGACGCGCGGGCAGGGGCCGTGCGGGCGAGGGGCAGACGCCTGCGCACCGTACGGGCGTACGCCTTCGGGGTGGCCGGGCTGCTGCTGGCCGGCTGCGCCTCCATGCCGGACAGCGGCGACATCCGCCCGGTGCAGGCCTCGCAGGGCGTCGACTCGCAGGTCCGGGTGTTCGGCGTGCCCCCGGCGGACAAGGCCAGCCCGGCCGAGATCGTCGACGGCTTCCTGGAGGCGATGACCAGCGACGACCCGCAGCTGGAGACCGCCCGCAAGTACCTCACCGAGGCCGCCGCGAAGAACTGGAAGCCCGGCTCCGCCGTCACCGTGCTCTCCTCCGGCCTGAACCGGGTGGCGACCCGGGGCGAGAAGGACCCCGACGGGCCCCGCTGGAAGGTGACCGGCAAGAAGCTCGCGACCGTCGACGAGCACAGTGCGTACCAGCCGCAGACCGGCGCCAGGGAGTACGAGGAGTACCTCCAGCTCATCCAGGACGGCGACAAGCAGTGGCGGATCTCGACCCCGCCGAGCGGTCTCGTGCTGAGCGAGTCGGACTTCCAGCGCATATACATGCCGGTGAACAAGTACTACTTCGCGGGCGGCACGCTCGTCGCCGACCCGGTCTACGTGCGCCAGCGCACCGACCCGGACTCGCGGATGGACCCGACCACGCAGACCGTCCAGTCGCTGCTGGCCGGGCCGTCCCGCTGGCTCGCACCGGTCGTGGAGTCCAGCTTCCCCACCGGTACGGAACTGCGCACGGGCACCAAGTCCCTTTCGTACGACGGGCAGAACACGCTGCGCGTGCCGCTCAACGACAAGGCCAACAATGTCGCGCAGCCGCAGTGCAAGAAGATGGCCACCCAACTCCTCTACACCGTCAAGGACCTGACGGGTTCTCGGCTCGACCAGGTCGAACTGCTGCGCTCCGACGACAAGTCGTCGTCGCTGTGCTCGGTGACCGAGGTGAGCGCGACCGCGATCGCGGGCCGGCCCAAGATCCCCGAGTTCCAGTACTTCGTCGACAACGAGAAGCGTCTGGTCCGGATGAAGCTCGACGTGAGCAGCGAGGACCAGCAGGTCCGCACCGAACCGGTGCCGGGGCCGCTGGCCGCGCTTCCCGTCGTCAAGGTCAGCTCTGCGGCGGTGTCGCACGACGAGCGGCGCGCCGGGGTGGTCTCCGAGGACGGTCACGGGCTGTACGTGGTCTCGCTGGTCGGGAGCGGCCCGATGCCGCCGCCGGTGCCGATCGGCAAGGGCGGCAAGGCGCCGACTCTGACCGCGCCGAGCTGGGACGCCTCGGGCGACCTGTGGGTGGCGGACCGGGATCCGCAGTCCCCGGCGCTGTGGCGGGTGCCGGGTGGCACCGGAACGCCCGAGAAGGTGCAGGTGGCGGGGCTCGACGGGCGGCGCATCGCGTCGCTGAAGGCGTCCGCCGACGGGGCGCGGATCGCGCTGCTGGTGGAGGAGAGCGAAACCAGCAAGATCCTTTACGTCGGGCGGATCGAGCGGCCCGACGCCAAGGGGGACCTCTCCGCAGTGTCGGTGCGCGAGCTGCGTCCGGCGGCTCCGCAGATGGTGGACGTGACGGCGATGAGCTGGGCGCCGCGCGGGCGGCTGCTCGTGGTGGGCCGGGAGAACGGCGGCGTCCAGCAGGCCCGCTACATGCTGGCCGACGGGTCGATGGTCGCGGCGAGCCTGCCCGGGGCCACCGGGCTGTCCGCGGTGGCGGTCGCGGCCACGGAGGACGAGGCGAAGCCGAAGCCGGTGGTCGCGTTCTCGGAGGACGGGATCGTGTGGCTGCCGCCGGGTGCGCAGTGGCGCACGGTGGCGCTGGGCGGCCGGGCTCCGGTGTACCCGGGCTGA
- the mtrB gene encoding MtrAB system histidine kinase MtrB: protein MQSGTSGTAGRGPRGPRRWNLRPGGLLRDGAARSPVLRLCVRLVRRPLLPAVRLWRRNIQLRVVAATLLISLAVVLALGFVVIAQVSKGLLDAKEEAAQSQAAGGFAVAQEKANAPATVDGPDATDNKVGRDASTWMNSLVKQLASGGQTAFEVVALGAGTGEQALPGVQGVKGARASGNVDPTASVPLGLRRAVNHATGAFKTFSEIRYTSGDGKKEPEPALVIGKRLSDINGDPYDLYYLFPLTQEEESLNLIKVTIVTAGLFVVVLLCGIAWLVVRQVVTPVRMAAGIAERLSAGRLQERMKVTGEDDIARLGEAFNKMAQNLQNKIQQLEELSRMQRRFVSDVSHELRTPLTTVRMAADVIHDARVDFDPITARSAELLAGQLDRFESLLADLLEISRFDAGAAALEAEPIDLRDVVRRVIDGAEPLAEHKGTRIRVLGDTQPVIAEADARRVERVLRNLVVNAVEHGEGRDVVVRLASAGGAVAVAVRDYGVGLKPGEATRVFNRFWRADPARARTTGGTGLGLSIAVEDARLHGGWLQAWGEPGGGSQFRLTLPRTADEPLRGSPIPLEPEDSRANRARAAADAAADAAGSTADRTPADNGGRSPIPPRSPVAGAMPVPADPTALPGNGARVVSRPAEQAQQEDRADGR, encoded by the coding sequence GTGCAGTCCGGCACGTCCGGCACGGCCGGCAGGGGCCCCCGCGGTCCCCGCCGGTGGAACCTGCGTCCCGGCGGGCTGCTGAGGGACGGAGCGGCGCGCAGCCCCGTACTGCGGCTGTGCGTGCGCCTCGTGCGCCGGCCGCTGCTTCCTGCTGTCCGGCTGTGGCGCCGCAACATCCAGCTGCGGGTGGTCGCGGCCACCCTGCTGATCTCGCTCGCCGTGGTCCTCGCCCTGGGTTTCGTCGTCATCGCCCAGGTCAGCAAGGGTCTCCTCGATGCCAAGGAGGAGGCGGCGCAGAGCCAGGCCGCGGGCGGGTTCGCGGTGGCGCAGGAGAAGGCGAACGCCCCGGCCACGGTGGACGGGCCCGACGCCACCGACAACAAGGTCGGCCGGGACGCCAGTACCTGGATGAACTCCCTGGTCAAGCAGCTGGCCAGTGGTGGCCAGACCGCCTTCGAGGTGGTCGCGCTCGGTGCCGGTACGGGCGAGCAGGCGCTGCCCGGCGTGCAGGGCGTCAAGGGCGCCCGCGCCTCCGGCAACGTGGACCCGACCGCCAGCGTGCCGCTGGGCCTGCGCCGGGCCGTCAACCACGCCACCGGTGCCTTCAAGACCTTCTCCGAGATCCGGTACACGAGCGGGGACGGGAAGAAGGAGCCCGAGCCGGCGCTGGTCATCGGCAAGCGGCTCTCGGACATCAACGGCGACCCGTACGACCTGTACTACCTCTTCCCGCTCACCCAGGAGGAGGAGTCCCTCAACCTGATCAAGGTCACCATCGTGACCGCGGGCCTGTTCGTCGTCGTCCTGCTCTGCGGCATCGCCTGGCTCGTCGTGCGCCAGGTGGTGACCCCTGTCCGGATGGCCGCCGGGATCGCCGAGCGGCTCTCGGCCGGGCGGCTCCAGGAGCGGATGAAGGTCACCGGTGAGGACGACATCGCGCGTCTCGGCGAGGCCTTCAACAAGATGGCGCAGAACCTCCAGAACAAGATCCAGCAGCTGGAGGAGCTGTCCCGGATGCAGCGCCGCTTCGTCTCGGACGTCTCGCACGAGCTGCGCACCCCGCTGACGACGGTACGGATGGCCGCCGACGTCATCCACGACGCCCGGGTCGACTTCGACCCGATCACCGCGCGCTCCGCCGAGCTGCTCGCCGGGCAGCTCGACCGGTTCGAGTCGCTCCTCGCGGACCTGCTGGAGATCAGCCGCTTCGACGCCGGGGCCGCGGCCCTGGAGGCCGAGCCGATCGACCTGCGCGACGTCGTGCGCCGGGTCATCGACGGCGCCGAGCCGCTCGCCGAGCACAAGGGCACCCGGATCCGGGTGCTGGGCGACACCCAGCCGGTCATCGCCGAGGCGGACGCCCGCCGGGTGGAGCGGGTGCTGCGCAACCTGGTCGTCAACGCCGTGGAGCACGGCGAGGGCCGCGACGTGGTGGTCCGGCTGGCGTCCGCGGGCGGGGCCGTCGCGGTCGCGGTACGGGACTACGGCGTCGGGCTCAAGCCCGGTGAGGCCACCCGCGTCTTCAACCGCTTCTGGCGGGCCGACCCGGCACGGGCGCGCACGACCGGCGGAACGGGCCTGGGCCTGTCCATCGCCGTCGAGGACGCCCGGCTGCACGGAGGCTGGCTGCAGGCCTGGGGCGAGCCGGGCGGCGGGTCGCAGTTCCGCCTGACCCTGCCGCGCACGGCGGACGAGCCGCTGCGGGGCTCGCCCATCCCGCTGGAGCCCGAGGACTCGCGGGCGAACCGGGCCAGGGCCGCGGCCGACGCCGCGGCCGATGCCGCGGGCAGCACCGCGGACCGTACGCCCGCCGACAACGGTGGCCGCTCGCCGATACCGCCGCGTTCGCCCGTGGCCGGTGCCATGCCGGTGCCCGCCGACCCGACGGCACTGCCGGGGAACGGGGCACGGGTCGTGTCCCGTCCGGCCGAGCAGGCACAACAGGAGGACCGAGCCGATGGACGCTGA
- the mtrA gene encoding two-component system response regulator MtrA yields MMSTMKGRVLVVDDDTALAEMLGIVLRGEGFEPSFVADGDKALAAFREAKPDLVLLDLMLPGRDGIEVCRLIRAESGVPIVMLTAKSDTVDVVVGLESGADDYIVKPFKPKELVARIRARLRRSEEPAPEQLAIGDLVIDVAGHSVKRDGASIALTPLEFDLLVALARKPWQVFTREVLLEQVWGYRHAADTRLVNVHVQRLRSKVEKDPERPEIVVTVRGVGYKAGPS; encoded by the coding sequence ATGATGTCAACCATGAAGGGACGCGTCCTTGTCGTCGACGACGACACCGCGCTGGCCGAGATGCTCGGCATTGTGCTGCGTGGAGAAGGTTTTGAGCCGTCGTTCGTAGCGGACGGTGACAAGGCACTTGCTGCCTTCCGGGAGGCGAAGCCGGACCTGGTGCTGCTCGACCTCATGCTGCCCGGAAGGGACGGCATAGAGGTCTGCCGCCTGATCCGGGCGGAGTCCGGCGTGCCGATCGTCATGCTCACCGCCAAGAGCGACACGGTCGATGTCGTCGTGGGTCTGGAGTCCGGGGCCGACGACTACATCGTCAAGCCGTTCAAGCCGAAGGAGCTGGTGGCCCGGATCCGGGCCCGTCTGCGCCGTTCGGAGGAGCCCGCGCCCGAGCAGCTGGCCATCGGTGACCTGGTCATCGACGTGGCCGGGCACTCGGTCAAGCGGGACGGTGCCTCCATCGCGCTGACCCCGCTCGAGTTCGACCTGCTGGTCGCCCTCGCGCGCAAGCCCTGGCAGGTGTTCACCCGTGAGGTGCTGCTGGAGCAGGTCTGGGGCTACCGCCATGCGGCGGACACCCGCCTGGTCAACGTGCATGTGCAGCGACTGCGCTCCAAGGTCGAGAAGGACCCGGAGCGCCCTGAGATCGTCGTGACGGTGCGCGGTGTCGGCTACAAGGCCGGACCCAGCTGA
- a CDS encoding DUF4129 domain-containing protein, with the protein MTSPGGLPISETPPVTTPRDAAREAAERELSKPMYHENDPGLLERALRSFLDWVDDLFSSAAGATPGGTLGIVVIVLLTAAAVALLWWRLGTPSKAPAGAGALLGERIRSAADYRTEAEAHAAAGRWTEAVQARMRALVRSLEERTLLDPRPGRTADEAAAEAAVTLPGHAADLRTAARAFDDVTYGGRAGDPAMYATLRDLDTAVERTRPALSRTGVTA; encoded by the coding sequence ATGACCAGCCCGGGGGGACTGCCCATCAGCGAGACACCACCGGTGACGACACCGCGCGACGCCGCCCGCGAGGCCGCCGAACGCGAACTGTCCAAGCCGATGTACCACGAGAACGACCCCGGTCTGCTGGAGCGCGCCCTGCGCAGCTTCCTCGACTGGGTGGACGACCTGTTCAGCTCCGCCGCCGGGGCGACCCCCGGCGGCACCCTGGGCATCGTCGTGATCGTCCTGCTGACCGCGGCGGCCGTGGCACTGCTGTGGTGGCGCCTCGGCACCCCCTCCAAGGCCCCCGCCGGCGCTGGCGCCCTGCTGGGCGAGCGGATCCGCAGCGCGGCCGACTACCGCACCGAGGCCGAGGCCCACGCCGCCGCCGGCCGCTGGACCGAAGCCGTGCAGGCCCGGATGCGGGCCCTCGTCCGCTCCCTGGAGGAACGCACCCTGCTGGATCCCCGCCCCGGCCGCACCGCCGACGAGGCCGCCGCCGAGGCAGCGGTCACCCTGCCGGGCCACGCCGCGGACCTCCGTACGGCCGCCCGCGCCTTCGACGACGTCACCTACGGCGGCCGCGCCGGCGACCCGGCCATGTACGCAACGCTGCGCGACCTCGACACCGCCGTCGAACGCACCCGCCCCGCCCTGTCCCGAACGGGGGTCACCGCATGA
- a CDS encoding DUF4350 domain-containing protein: MTAPHGPAPAGRAAGTTRPQEPDAPGPDRDPTTPATPSTSTALGAAAIWRRARGLLLALGMLIATGVALAAFNSGENLGALDPRSADRNGSRAVAELLKERGVTTRVVTRTQDAVDAAGPDTTLLVANPELLSPRQLSELKAAIDLSGGRTVLVTPGRTTLTALAPGVQARRAAPGEVREPACALPAARSAGSAETGGRIGYRTDDPKATACYPDGDHATVLLLPAHADGDTVLLGSGRILENEHLAAQGNASLTLHTLGSRPQLVWYLPSPAEAIESGGAEGEDKTLFELIPAGWTWAVLQLFVAAVLAALWRARRLGPLVTEKLPVAIRASEATEGRARLYRKADARDRAATVLRAATRERLAALVGVPHTRAHDPASLAPAVSARLTGEPRDVTALLFGSTPSDDAALVALADHLDALEREVRTS; this comes from the coding sequence ATGACGGCCCCCCACGGCCCCGCACCCGCGGGCCGCGCCGCCGGCACGACGCGCCCTCAGGAACCGGACGCACCCGGCCCGGACCGAGACCCGACCACCCCGGCGACGCCCAGCACCTCCACCGCCCTCGGCGCCGCCGCCATCTGGCGCCGCGCCCGCGGCCTCCTCCTCGCCCTCGGCATGCTCATCGCCACCGGCGTCGCGCTGGCCGCCTTCAACTCCGGCGAGAACCTCGGCGCCCTCGACCCCCGGTCCGCCGACCGCAACGGCAGCCGCGCCGTCGCCGAACTCCTGAAGGAACGCGGAGTGACCACCCGGGTGGTGACCCGCACTCAGGACGCCGTCGACGCCGCCGGCCCCGACACCACCCTGCTCGTGGCCAACCCCGAACTCCTGTCGCCCCGGCAGCTGTCCGAGCTCAAGGCCGCCATCGACCTCTCCGGCGGACGCACCGTCCTCGTCACACCGGGCCGCACCACCCTGACCGCCCTCGCCCCCGGCGTCCAGGCCCGCCGGGCCGCCCCCGGCGAAGTCCGCGAACCCGCCTGCGCACTGCCCGCAGCCCGCTCCGCCGGATCCGCCGAGACCGGCGGCCGCATCGGCTACCGCACGGACGACCCCAAGGCCACCGCCTGCTACCCGGACGGCGACCACGCCACCGTCCTGCTCCTGCCGGCCCACGCCGACGGCGACACCGTCCTCCTCGGCTCCGGCCGCATCCTGGAGAACGAGCACCTCGCCGCCCAGGGCAACGCCTCCCTGACCCTGCACACCCTCGGCAGCCGCCCCCAGCTCGTCTGGTACCTGCCCTCCCCCGCCGAAGCCATCGAGTCCGGCGGCGCCGAGGGCGAGGACAAGACCCTCTTCGAACTCATCCCGGCCGGCTGGACCTGGGCCGTGCTCCAGCTCTTCGTCGCCGCCGTCCTCGCCGCCCTGTGGCGCGCCAGGCGCCTGGGCCCCCTCGTCACCGAGAAGCTCCCCGTCGCCATCCGCGCCTCCGAGGCCACCGAGGGCCGTGCCCGCCTCTACCGCAAGGCCGACGCCCGCGACCGCGCCGCCACCGTGCTGCGCGCCGCCACCCGCGAACGCCTGGCCGCACTGGTCGGCGTACCGCACACAAGGGCCCACGACCCCGCGTCGCTGGCCCCTGCCGTCTCCGCCCGCCTCACCGGCGAGCCCCGGGACGTGACCGCCCTCCTCTTCGGCTCCACCCCCTCCGACGACGCGGCACTCGTCGCGCTCGCCGACCACCTCGACGCCCTCGAAAGAGAGGTCCGTACGTCATGA
- a CDS encoding AAA family ATPase — MTYPATESTAVTADSARASLEALRTEIGKAVVGQDSAVTGLVVALLCRGHVLLEGVPGVAKTLLVRALAASLELDTKRVQFTPDLMPSDVTGSLVYDARTAEFSFQDGPVFTNLLLADEINRTPPKTQSSLLEAMEERQVTVDGTPRKLPDPFLVAATMNPVEYEGTYPLPEAQLDRFLLKLTVPLPSREDEIGVLTRHAAGFNPRDLHAAGIRPVAGPAQLEAARRAVAEVSVSPEIAGYVVDICRATRESPSLTLGVSPRGATALLATARAWAWLTGRDYVTPDDVKALSLPTLRHRVQLRPEAEMEGVTADAVITAILSHVPVPR; from the coding sequence ATGACGTACCCGGCCACCGAGTCCACGGCTGTGACCGCGGACAGCGCCCGCGCTTCCCTCGAAGCGCTCCGCACCGAGATCGGCAAGGCCGTGGTCGGTCAGGACTCCGCCGTCACCGGCCTCGTCGTCGCACTCCTGTGCCGCGGCCACGTCCTCCTCGAAGGCGTCCCCGGCGTCGCCAAGACCCTCCTGGTGCGTGCCCTGGCCGCGTCCCTGGAACTCGACACCAAGCGAGTCCAGTTCACCCCGGACCTGATGCCGAGCGATGTCACCGGCTCGCTCGTCTACGACGCCCGCACCGCCGAGTTCTCCTTCCAGGACGGCCCGGTCTTCACCAACCTCCTCCTCGCGGACGAGATCAACCGGACCCCTCCCAAGACCCAGTCCTCGCTCCTCGAAGCGATGGAGGAGCGCCAGGTCACGGTCGACGGCACCCCCCGCAAGCTGCCCGACCCCTTCCTCGTCGCCGCCACCATGAACCCGGTCGAGTACGAGGGCACGTACCCCCTCCCGGAAGCCCAGCTGGACCGCTTCCTCCTCAAGCTCACCGTCCCCCTACCCTCCCGCGAGGACGAGATCGGGGTCCTGACCCGCCACGCCGCCGGCTTCAACCCCCGCGACCTGCACGCCGCGGGCATCCGCCCGGTCGCCGGCCCGGCCCAGCTCGAAGCCGCCCGCCGCGCCGTCGCCGAGGTCTCCGTCTCCCCCGAGATCGCCGGCTACGTCGTCGACATCTGCCGCGCCACCCGCGAATCGCCGTCCCTCACCCTCGGCGTCTCCCCCCGCGGCGCGACCGCCCTGCTGGCCACCGCCCGCGCCTGGGCCTGGCTCACCGGCCGCGACTACGTCACCCCCGACGACGTCAAGGCCCTCTCCCTCCCGACCCTGCGCCACCGCGTCCAGCTGCGCCCGGAAGCGGAGATGGAGGGAGTGACGGCGGACGCCGTCATCACGGCGATCCTCTCCCACGTCCCCGTCCCCCGCTGA
- a CDS encoding DUF58 domain-containing protein, which produces MALTGRAALLAALGSIPVGILEPSWTGMLAVNGPIALACAIDHALAAPVRSLVLARSGDTSVRLGETADVHLTVTNPGSRKLRARVRDAWPPSSWVPGTEAAASRHEVVVPAGERRRLTTRLLPTRRGDRQADRVTIRSYGPLGLWARQGSHVSPWTVRVLPPFTSRKHLPSRLARLRELDGRTSVLTRGEGTEFDSLRDYVPGDDTRSIDWRATARQNKVAVRTWRPERDRHILICLDTGRTSAGRVGDAPRLDSAMDAALLLAALATRAGDRVDLLAHDRRPRAQVQGRSAADTLPAFVNAMAPLEPELVETDSRTLVSTILRSAPRRSLVVLLTSLDAAPIEEGLLPLLPRLTQRHTVLLASVADPHVATMAGSRGTVDAVYEAAAGTQTQSQRRRTSDQLTRHGVHVVDATPDTLAPSLADAYLALKAAGRL; this is translated from the coding sequence ATGGCCCTCACCGGACGCGCCGCCCTGCTGGCGGCCCTCGGCAGCATCCCGGTCGGCATCCTCGAACCGAGCTGGACCGGGATGCTCGCGGTGAACGGCCCGATCGCCCTGGCCTGCGCGATCGACCACGCCCTGGCAGCGCCCGTACGCAGCCTCGTGCTGGCCCGCTCCGGAGACACCTCGGTCCGCCTCGGCGAGACGGCGGACGTCCACCTCACCGTCACCAACCCGGGCAGCCGCAAGCTGCGGGCCCGGGTCCGCGACGCATGGCCCCCGAGCAGCTGGGTCCCGGGCACGGAGGCAGCGGCCTCCCGCCACGAGGTGGTCGTCCCCGCGGGCGAACGCCGCCGGCTGACCACCCGGCTGCTCCCCACCCGCCGCGGCGACCGCCAGGCCGACCGCGTCACGATCCGCTCCTACGGCCCCCTGGGCCTGTGGGCCCGCCAGGGCTCCCACGTGTCCCCCTGGACGGTCCGGGTCCTGCCGCCCTTCACCAGCCGCAAGCACCTCCCGTCCCGGCTGGCCCGCCTGCGCGAACTGGACGGCCGTACGAGCGTCCTGACCCGCGGCGAGGGCACCGAGTTCGACAGCCTCCGCGACTACGTCCCGGGCGACGACACCCGCTCCATCGACTGGCGCGCCACGGCACGCCAGAACAAGGTGGCCGTCCGCACCTGGCGCCCCGAACGCGACCGGCACATCCTCATCTGCCTGGACACCGGCCGCACCTCGGCGGGCCGCGTCGGCGACGCCCCCCGCCTGGACTCCGCCATGGACGCGGCCCTGCTCCTCGCCGCCCTGGCCACCCGCGCCGGCGACCGCGTCGACCTCCTGGCCCACGACCGCCGCCCCCGTGCCCAGGTCCAGGGCCGCTCGGCCGCCGACACCCTCCCCGCCTTCGTCAACGCGATGGCCCCCCTGGAGCCGGAACTGGTCGAGACGGACTCCCGGACCCTGGTCTCCACCATCCTCCGCAGCGCCCCGCGCCGGTCCCTGGTGGTCCTTCTGACGAGCCTGGACGCGGCCCCGATCGAAGAGGGCCTGCTCCCCCTGCTTCCCCGCCTCACGCAGCGCCACACGGTCCTGCTGGCCTCGGTGGCCGACCCCCATGTCGCGACCATGGCGGGCTCGCGCGGCACGGTGGACGCGGTCTACGAGGCCGCCGCCGGCACCCAGACCCAGTCCCAGCGCCGTCGCACGTCCGACCAGCTCACCCGCCACGGCGTCCACGTGGTCGACGCCACCCCGGACACCCTGGCCCCGTCCCTCGCCGACGCCTACCTGGCCCTGAAGGCGGCAGGCCGCCTGTAG